In a genomic window of Dyadobacter fermentans DSM 18053:
- a CDS encoding isoaspartyl peptidase/L-asparaginase family protein: protein MNTNRRSFLRLSAIALPFTRVNQLFAKAPVASGPVVISTWDSGQISNAAAWPVLEKGGRALDAVEQAAIAIENDINCCVGLGGNPDRDGHVTLDACIMDEKSNCGAVAFLERIKHPVSVARKLMETTPHVFLVGAGAQQFALANGFKLESGKLSPDADKEYKKWLKKAEYKPVINIEHRQSKGHGPFAPARLDDGSFNHDTMGTLALDAKGDLSGMCTTSGMGFKMRGRVGDSPIIGAGLFVDNEVGAATSSGQGEEVIRVAGTHLVVEFMRNGSSPEEACKKAVERIVNRDPARAKTFQVGFLAINKQGEVGAYSVQPGFAYTITTGDGKGKVVASKSHFA from the coding sequence ATGAACACCAATCGTCGCTCCTTTCTCCGCTTGTCGGCCATCGCTTTGCCGTTCACGCGCGTGAACCAGTTATTTGCCAAAGCACCTGTGGCCAGCGGCCCGGTGGTGATCTCCACCTGGGACAGCGGACAAATTTCAAATGCGGCGGCCTGGCCCGTGCTGGAAAAAGGAGGCCGCGCCCTCGACGCCGTGGAGCAGGCGGCCATCGCGATCGAAAACGATATCAACTGCTGCGTAGGCCTCGGCGGTAACCCCGACCGCGACGGCCACGTGACGCTCGACGCCTGCATCATGGACGAAAAGTCGAACTGCGGCGCGGTAGCATTCCTCGAAAGGATCAAACACCCGGTGTCCGTAGCGCGCAAGCTGATGGAAACCACGCCCCACGTGTTCCTAGTAGGCGCTGGCGCGCAGCAATTTGCATTGGCAAACGGTTTCAAGCTGGAATCGGGTAAACTTTCGCCCGATGCGGATAAAGAGTATAAAAAATGGCTAAAAAAGGCTGAATACAAGCCTGTTATCAATATCGAACACCGGCAGTCGAAAGGCCACGGACCATTTGCACCAGCCCGCCTGGACGACGGCTCGTTCAACCACGACACCATGGGCACACTCGCGCTGGACGCGAAGGGCGACCTCTCGGGCATGTGTACCACAAGCGGAATGGGCTTTAAAATGCGCGGCCGCGTAGGCGACTCCCCGATCATCGGAGCAGGCTTGTTCGTCGATAATGAAGTGGGCGCCGCTACCTCGTCCGGCCAGGGCGAAGAAGTGATCCGCGTTGCGGGGACGCACTTGGTGGTCGAATTCATGCGCAATGGCTCCTCACCGGAAGAAGCCTGTAAAAAAGCGGTCGAAAGGATCGTAAACCGCGACCCTGCGCGCGCCAAAACGTTCCAGGTAGGCTTCCTGGCAATCAATAAGCAGGGTGAAGTAGGTGCTTACTCGGTGCAGCCGGGATTTGCCTACACCATCACCACCGGCGACGGAAAAGGCAAAGTGGTGGCCTCGAAAAGTCATTTCGCGTAA
- a CDS encoding SDR family oxidoreductase, with protein sequence MAETIKTALITGGSKGIGYGIAEVLIRDGIRVAITSRSKANAEEAAKALNKIRDGYALGIESDVRDLSSQENAVQTVLSQWGRLDYFIANAGVGHFAPIQELSAEHWQETIDINLTGVFYSAKASLPALTESKGYFINIASLAGTNFFANGTAYNASKFGLVGFSQAMMLDVRNAGIKVTTIMPGSVATEFNNHQPSDKDAWKIQPEDIGQIVSDLIKMPARTLPSKIEVRPTTPK encoded by the coding sequence ATGGCAGAAACAATCAAAACAGCCCTGATCACAGGAGGCTCCAAAGGCATAGGTTACGGCATCGCCGAAGTGTTGATCCGCGACGGTATCCGCGTAGCGATCACCAGCCGCTCGAAAGCGAATGCAGAAGAAGCGGCCAAGGCCCTGAACAAAATCCGCGACGGCTACGCGCTGGGCATCGAGTCGGACGTGCGCGACCTTTCTTCGCAGGAAAATGCGGTGCAAACCGTGCTATCGCAATGGGGACGCCTCGATTACTTCATCGCCAACGCAGGCGTGGGCCATTTCGCCCCCATCCAGGAACTAAGCGCCGAGCATTGGCAGGAAACGATCGACATTAACCTGACCGGCGTTTTTTACAGTGCAAAAGCATCCTTGCCGGCATTAACCGAGTCGAAAGGCTATTTTATCAACATCGCGAGCCTGGCCGGTACCAACTTCTTTGCGAACGGAACTGCCTATAATGCCAGCAAATTCGGCCTAGTAGGCTTCTCGCAGGCGATGATGCTCGACGTGCGCAATGCGGGCATAAAAGTAACGACTATCATGCCGGGCTCCGTGGCAACGGAGTTCAACAACCACCAGCCATCGGACAAAGACGCCTGGAAAATTCAGCCGGAAGACATCGGACAAATCGTATCAGACCTGATCAAAATGCCGGCACGGACGCTGCCTAGCAAAATTGAGGTCCGCCCGACAACACCGAAATAA
- a CDS encoding glycoside hydrolase family 76 protein, whose amino-acid sequence MKSMFTTALVLLGMARIDPAVSQTAPDYKSRRGQILHNIEGVFYESSTGLFIETNGKNEKPHSYLWPLCALLQAATEAEAVSPGKQYMKPVLGAIRQYYTTDAPAPGYQAYVTSEQKDSRFYDDNQWIAIACLDAYKRTGEKDYLTVAEEIYRFMMTGFDEKAGGGFYWKEDEKNTKNTCSNGPGILVALQLYQLKKDPELLKTAVSLYDWTKKNLRAADGTYYDAIKIPSLKIDSAKYTYNTGTMLQSAVLLHTITGKGEYLEEAKALAEGSKKHFYKNNKLPDNYWFNVVLLRGFEELHKIDPKAGDFGIFISDAERIWKEERDEKGLLGRKPVKTLIDQGAMLEMYARLERLSVK is encoded by the coding sequence ATGAAAAGTATGTTCACAACGGCGTTGGTCCTGCTCGGCATGGCCCGCATCGACCCCGCCGTATCTCAAACCGCGCCCGACTACAAATCGCGCCGCGGACAGATTCTCCACAACATTGAAGGCGTGTTTTACGAATCGTCGACGGGCCTTTTTATCGAAACCAATGGCAAGAATGAGAAGCCGCATTCGTACCTCTGGCCATTGTGCGCGCTGCTCCAAGCAGCCACGGAGGCGGAAGCGGTGAGCCCCGGCAAACAGTACATGAAGCCCGTACTCGGGGCGATCCGGCAATATTATACCACCGATGCACCCGCGCCGGGTTACCAGGCGTACGTAACGAGTGAGCAAAAGGACTCGCGGTTTTACGATGACAACCAATGGATCGCCATCGCGTGCCTGGACGCGTACAAGCGCACGGGCGAGAAGGATTATCTGACCGTCGCAGAGGAAATCTACCGTTTTATGATGACCGGCTTCGACGAGAAGGCGGGTGGCGGCTTTTACTGGAAAGAGGACGAGAAGAATACGAAAAACACCTGCTCCAATGGTCCCGGGATTCTGGTAGCACTGCAACTATACCAGCTCAAAAAGGACCCGGAATTGCTGAAAACCGCCGTGAGCCTTTACGACTGGACCAAAAAGAACCTGCGCGCTGCCGATGGCACATACTATGACGCCATTAAAATACCGTCCTTAAAGATAGATTCTGCCAAATACACGTACAACACCGGCACCATGCTGCAATCGGCCGTGCTGCTGCATACTATTACGGGTAAAGGCGAATACCTGGAAGAGGCCAAAGCGCTGGCAGAAGGTTCAAAAAAGCATTTTTACAAAAACAATAAGCTGCCGGACAACTATTGGTTCAATGTGGTGCTACTGAGAGGCTTTGAGGAGCTGCACAAAATAGACCCGAAAGCCGGCGATTTCGGCATATTCATCAGCGATGCCGAGCGGATCTGGAAAGAAGAAAGGGACGAAAAGGGCCTGCTGGGCCGCAAGCCCGTGAAGACGCTGATCGACCAGGGCGCGATGCTCGAAATGTACGCGCGGTTGGAGCGGCTTTCAGTGAAATAG
- a CDS encoding alpha-L-fucosidase, giving the protein MIKQITGLLCLTASIAFAQTPPKPYGALPAPRQLAWHETEVYGIMHFTPTTFENKEWGYGDADPKTFNPTDFNADQIVSAAKAGGLRGIVLVAKHHDGFCLWPTKTTDYNITKSPFRGGKGDLVREVADAARKQGLKFGVYCSPWDRNNAKYGTPEYIKIYREQLRELYTNYGDLFMSWHDGANGGDGYYGGAREKRSIDNTTYYQWDSTWTNYTRKLQPNASIFSDIGWDVRWAGNEDGSVNPTSWATLTPKPSEGQNVAVPGQANATENPGGTRGGKFWIPAECDVPLRKGWFYHENEKPKTPEKLFDLYLKSVGRGAALDLGLAPDTRGQLHNDDVAVLKTFGDRVKNTFATNLIARGSSKAVNVRGYNSIYSAKNLLDGKPDTYWATDDDFKTPEVVIELSQPIVFDVISLQEYIKLGQRIEEFAVDAWIGNEWKEIYKGTSVGAKRIARLDVPITSNKLRLRVTKSPVSIAISEFGVYKDAE; this is encoded by the coding sequence ATGATCAAACAAATAACCGGTCTCCTCTGCCTGACAGCGTCGATCGCCTTTGCCCAAACACCCCCGAAACCTTACGGTGCCCTGCCGGCGCCGCGCCAGCTCGCGTGGCACGAGACCGAAGTGTACGGTATCATGCACTTCACGCCAACCACTTTCGAAAACAAGGAGTGGGGCTACGGCGATGCAGATCCCAAGACTTTCAACCCCACCGATTTCAACGCCGACCAGATCGTCTCGGCCGCCAAAGCCGGTGGCCTGCGCGGGATCGTGCTTGTGGCGAAACATCACGATGGTTTCTGCCTCTGGCCAACCAAAACGACCGACTATAACATTACCAAAAGCCCTTTCCGCGGCGGTAAGGGGGATTTGGTGCGCGAAGTGGCCGATGCGGCGCGCAAGCAAGGACTGAAATTCGGAGTATATTGCTCGCCCTGGGACCGTAACAATGCGAAATACGGCACGCCGGAATACATCAAAATTTACCGTGAGCAGCTGCGTGAGCTGTATACGAATTACGGTGACCTGTTTATGTCGTGGCACGACGGAGCCAATGGCGGCGACGGCTACTATGGCGGCGCAAGAGAGAAACGCTCGATCGACAACACAACCTATTACCAATGGGATTCGACGTGGACCAACTACACCCGCAAACTCCAACCGAATGCGAGCATTTTCAGCGATATCGGCTGGGACGTGCGCTGGGCAGGCAATGAAGACGGCAGCGTGAACCCGACTTCATGGGCTACGCTCACTCCCAAGCCATCGGAAGGACAGAATGTGGCCGTTCCCGGCCAGGCCAACGCAACGGAAAACCCCGGCGGTACACGCGGAGGCAAGTTCTGGATTCCGGCGGAATGCGACGTACCATTGCGTAAAGGATGGTTTTACCACGAAAACGAAAAGCCGAAAACACCTGAAAAGCTTTTTGATCTGTACCTCAAAAGCGTAGGACGCGGCGCCGCGCTCGATCTGGGACTGGCACCCGACACCCGCGGACAACTGCATAACGACGACGTGGCCGTGCTGAAAACCTTCGGGGACCGCGTGAAGAACACCTTCGCCACCAACCTGATCGCCCGCGGTTCATCGAAAGCCGTGAACGTTCGCGGTTACAATTCGATTTACAGCGCCAAAAACCTGCTCGACGGCAAGCCGGACACTTACTGGGCTACCGACGACGATTTCAAAACACCCGAAGTGGTGATCGAATTATCGCAGCCGATCGTTTTCGATGTGATAAGCTTGCAGGAATACATCAAACTCGGCCAGCGCATTGAAGAATTCGCCGTGGACGCCTGGATCGGTAATGAATGGAAGGAGATTTACAAAGGCACCAGCGTAGGTGCCAAGCGCATTGCGCGGCTGGACGTCCCCATTACTTCCAACAAACTGCGCCTCCGCGTTACCAAATCTCCGGTAAGCATTGCCATCAGCGAGTTTGGTGTTTACAAGGATGCAGAATAA
- the yiaA gene encoding inner membrane protein YiaA, with protein MNTTNAQKTSGAFIAASWIALGVGMAGFIIGLWRSEMLLSEKGYYFTVLMYGLFAAVSVQKSVRDRLEGIPVTAIYYGISWFSTILAIVLLVVGLWNATLFPSEKGFYAFAYLLGIFGAIAVQKNTRDMQIFETGSSFSKPSDQ; from the coding sequence ATGAACACTACAAATGCCCAGAAAACCTCGGGAGCCTTCATTGCCGCGTCCTGGATCGCATTGGGCGTAGGGATGGCAGGCTTCATCATCGGCCTGTGGCGGTCGGAAATGCTGCTGAGTGAAAAGGGTTATTATTTTACGGTATTAATGTATGGACTATTCGCAGCGGTATCCGTGCAGAAAAGCGTCCGCGACCGCCTGGAAGGTATCCCGGTAACGGCCATTTACTACGGAATCAGCTGGTTTTCGACCATCCTCGCCATCGTGCTCCTCGTAGTAGGGCTCTGGAATGCCACCTTGTTTCCGAGCGAGAAGGGTTTTTATGCATTTGCCTATCTGCTAGGTATTTTCGGGGCTATTGCGGTGCAGAAAAACACCCGCGATATGCAGATTTTCGAAACCGGCAGCTCATTTTCCAAACCTTCTGATCAATGA
- a CDS encoding ABC transporter ATP-binding protein, whose translation MVLEINELTQRYGEREILSIPSFAIEKGIYWVQGENGAGKSTLFRTLAGMLPFEGSVRIDNQYDLKKDPVEYRLRLNLGEAEPLYPSFLTPADLIGFVAEAQRATREQCDTLIEAFGINYLQNPFGSCSSGMVKKVSLLLAFLGNPSIIILDEPLITIDREAREVLFGLIKEHHRNGVTFLLSSHQLFEQEGLHVSQSFRLKDKTLIATDLL comes from the coding sequence ATGGTATTGGAAATCAACGAGCTGACACAGCGGTATGGCGAGCGGGAGATCCTTTCCATTCCGTCTTTCGCAATCGAAAAAGGCATCTACTGGGTACAGGGGGAAAATGGAGCGGGTAAATCGACGCTTTTCCGGACGCTGGCAGGAATGCTGCCGTTTGAAGGATCAGTTCGGATTGACAATCAGTATGATCTGAAAAAGGACCCCGTCGAATACCGCCTCCGCCTGAACCTGGGCGAGGCTGAGCCGCTTTACCCGTCGTTCCTGACGCCGGCGGACCTGATCGGGTTTGTGGCCGAAGCGCAAAGGGCTACGCGCGAGCAATGCGATACCCTCATAGAAGCATTCGGGATCAATTACCTGCAAAATCCTTTCGGCAGTTGTTCGAGCGGGATGGTCAAGAAAGTGTCGCTGCTGTTGGCATTCCTGGGAAACCCTTCGATCATTATCCTCGACGAGCCGCTCATTACCATCGACCGCGAGGCGCGAGAAGTGCTTTTCGGGCTTATCAAAGAACACCATCGCAACGGCGTCACGTTTTTGCTTTCGTCGCACCAGCTTTTCGAGCAGGAAGGGTTGCACGTTTCACAAAGTTTCCGATTAAAGGACAAAACACTCATAGCGACCGACCTGCTATGA
- a CDS encoding alpha-L-fucosidase, translating to MNFRSTAALLAGLFFASASYAQQHSEQNHSKYVAPTDPLVQQKLSKWQDVKFGLLMHWGTYSQWGIVESWSLCPEDEGWCERRGPHSHDWYEYKKAYEDIAKTFNPVKFNPERWAKAAKGAGMKYLVFTTKHHDGFSMFDSKYTDYKITNTPFKSNPKANVTKEVLAAFRNEGFMTGTYFSKPDWHTDSYWWPYFPPKDRNVSYDPKKRPDLWNKFKDFTYNQIEELMSDYGSVDILWLDGGWVRPKSSIDTTISWQKTIPYDQDIDMARIAKMARSHQPGLLVVDRTVSGEFENYVTPEQSIPDHYMSIPWESCMTMGDSWSYIPKENFKSTQKLVHTLVDIVAKGGNLLLNVAPGPDGEWHEEAYTRLEEMGKWMNVNGVGIYETKPLAPYRAGKWAYTKKGNTTYAFYLAEAGEKLPASLKPEGLEIPAKAKITFAGNKKALKVKNGAIELPARTITEIGTQPAYLFVIN from the coding sequence ATGAATTTCAGATCAACAGCAGCCCTGCTTGCCGGGCTGTTCTTTGCGTCCGCGTCGTATGCGCAGCAGCATTCGGAGCAGAACCACTCCAAATATGTAGCGCCCACCGACCCGCTTGTGCAGCAAAAACTCTCCAAATGGCAGGACGTCAAATTCGGCTTGCTCATGCATTGGGGCACATACAGCCAGTGGGGGATCGTGGAATCCTGGTCGCTATGCCCCGAAGATGAAGGCTGGTGCGAACGCCGCGGCCCGCATTCACACGATTGGTACGAGTACAAAAAGGCTTACGAGGATATTGCCAAGACATTCAATCCAGTAAAATTCAACCCTGAACGCTGGGCGAAAGCCGCAAAAGGTGCGGGTATGAAATACTTGGTTTTCACGACGAAGCACCACGACGGCTTTTCGATGTTCGATTCGAAATACACCGATTATAAAATCACCAACACGCCGTTCAAGAGCAATCCGAAGGCGAACGTCACCAAGGAAGTACTCGCCGCATTCCGCAACGAAGGCTTCATGACGGGCACCTACTTCTCGAAACCCGACTGGCATACCGACTCCTACTGGTGGCCTTACTTCCCGCCGAAGGACCGCAACGTATCCTACGACCCGAAAAAGCGCCCGGATCTTTGGAACAAATTCAAAGACTTTACTTACAACCAGATCGAAGAACTGATGTCGGATTACGGCTCGGTAGACATCCTCTGGCTCGACGGCGGCTGGGTCCGCCCGAAAAGCAGCATCGACACGACCATCAGCTGGCAGAAAACCATCCCCTACGATCAGGACATCGACATGGCGCGCATTGCCAAAATGGCCCGCTCGCATCAGCCCGGCCTGCTGGTGGTGGACCGCACTGTTTCCGGCGAATTCGAAAACTACGTAACACCGGAGCAATCGATCCCGGATCATTATATGTCGATCCCCTGGGAATCGTGCATGACAATGGGCGACTCCTGGTCTTACATTCCGAAAGAAAACTTCAAGTCGACCCAGAAACTGGTGCACACGCTGGTGGACATCGTTGCGAAAGGCGGCAACCTGCTCCTGAACGTCGCCCCGGGGCCCGATGGCGAATGGCACGAAGAAGCTTACACGCGCCTGGAAGAAATGGGTAAATGGATGAATGTGAATGGTGTAGGTATTTATGAAACCAAGCCGCTCGCGCCCTACCGGGCCGGCAAATGGGCTTATACCAAAAAAGGCAACACCACCTACGCCTTCTACCTGGCCGAAGCCGGCGAAAAACTCCCGGCAAGCCTAAAACCGGAAGGCCTGGAAATCCCCGCAAAAGCAAAAATCACATTCGCAGGCAACAAAAAAGCCCTGAAAGTGAAAAACGGCGCCATCGAACTCCCCGCCCGGACAATCACAGAAATAGGCACGCAGCCGGCTTATTTGTTTGTGATTAATTAA
- a CDS encoding VWA domain-containing protein, translating into MRSELIFQTPYWFIIFCVLAGLAYAWLLYQPQPAWGKKLNYGLAAVRGIVVALICFLLLSPLVRRTQSSVDKAKIVFAIDNSESVGKYGQAAMEQVRAATRDLNDAGFEVSVETLEGTEKNTDSLRFNQNKTNLAALLQNVRGNFEGRNLTDVVLLSDGIVNQGVSPAYNRYPFRVNALAVGDSVPKLDIRVKDVVSNRIAYLGNEFPIRAEIAANGLQGKSTTVTLKQNGRVIQSQPVVIDRADYFKAFDFKTSSAQKGVQHYTIELGAVSGETSGRNNRKEVYIDIIDGRQKILLMALAPHPDIKGIRSLIEANDNYELDINILSIANNPPASAKPYDLVILHQIPNVLGLGNAQVRKFLDAKTPLFFILGNQSAVPLASSLNRSLFINASANNQVDRVTARFNPSFSQLNLDAESLKLLERLPPLSVPFGEYNLASGTETILYQKVGTLNTNKPLLVLNTNGDHKTAVLAGEGLWQWRQEEFAQTNKQEVVDNLFQKLIQVLSVKEDRRKFRVYPISNEFEAGEQVSFQTEVYNDIYEPVFGQEVKLEVVDEKGKRKQFSYTHSKETPRFNVSGLADGVYRYAASTTLKGKQESVSGQFVIRNADLELNNTTADFGMLRDLARRSGGAFITPASLQEFIQKLKNDRPADRLDSTEDMVELIHLKWLFFLLVVLLGAEWGLRKYHGGY; encoded by the coding sequence ATGCGGTCAGAACTCATATTCCAAACCCCTTACTGGTTCATCATATTCTGCGTGCTTGCGGGCCTGGCTTATGCCTGGCTGCTGTATCAGCCGCAACCGGCCTGGGGGAAGAAACTGAACTACGGACTGGCAGCTGTGCGGGGAATTGTGGTGGCATTGATTTGCTTTCTCCTGCTGAGCCCGCTTGTGCGGCGCACGCAAAGTTCGGTCGATAAGGCCAAGATCGTTTTCGCGATCGATAATTCCGAATCGGTAGGGAAATACGGCCAGGCCGCAATGGAGCAGGTGAGGGCTGCCACCCGCGATCTGAACGATGCGGGTTTTGAGGTGAGTGTAGAAACGCTCGAAGGCACCGAAAAGAATACCGATTCCCTTCGATTTAACCAAAACAAAACCAACCTGGCCGCGCTGCTGCAAAATGTGCGGGGCAATTTCGAAGGCAGAAATCTGACCGACGTGGTGCTGCTTTCGGACGGGATTGTAAACCAGGGCGTATCGCCGGCCTACAACCGTTATCCGTTCCGGGTGAATGCATTGGCAGTGGGCGACTCGGTTCCGAAGCTAGATATCCGGGTCAAAGATGTGGTGAGCAACCGCATTGCCTACCTGGGAAATGAGTTTCCGATCCGGGCCGAAATTGCGGCAAACGGCTTGCAGGGAAAAAGCACGACCGTGACTTTGAAGCAAAACGGGCGCGTGATCCAGAGCCAGCCGGTGGTGATCGACCGCGCGGATTATTTCAAGGCATTTGATTTCAAAACCTCTTCCGCACAAAAAGGCGTCCAGCATTATACCATCGAGCTGGGGGCGGTTTCGGGCGAAACTTCGGGCAGAAACAACCGGAAAGAGGTTTATATCGACATTATCGACGGTCGGCAAAAGATCCTGCTTATGGCCCTCGCACCGCACCCGGATATCAAGGGCATTCGCAGTTTGATCGAAGCGAATGATAATTACGAGCTGGACATCAACATTCTGTCCATCGCGAATAACCCGCCTGCAAGCGCCAAGCCTTATGACCTCGTCATCCTGCATCAGATCCCGAATGTGCTCGGACTGGGCAATGCGCAGGTGAGGAAGTTCCTCGATGCGAAAACGCCGCTGTTCTTCATTTTGGGTAACCAGTCGGCGGTACCGCTGGCGAGCTCGCTGAACCGGTCGCTGTTTATCAATGCATCGGCGAATAACCAGGTCGACAGAGTGACGGCGCGTTTTAACCCTTCGTTTTCACAGCTAAACCTCGATGCGGAGAGCCTTAAATTGCTGGAACGCCTTCCGCCGCTTTCCGTGCCTTTCGGCGAGTACAACCTTGCTTCGGGAACGGAAACGATCCTTTATCAAAAGGTAGGAACACTGAATACCAACAAGCCGCTGCTGGTATTGAACACCAACGGCGACCATAAGACGGCTGTTCTCGCCGGAGAAGGACTGTGGCAATGGCGGCAGGAGGAATTTGCGCAAACCAACAAGCAGGAAGTGGTGGATAACCTTTTCCAGAAGCTGATCCAGGTACTTTCAGTGAAAGAAGACCGCCGGAAATTCCGCGTGTATCCGATCAGCAACGAATTCGAAGCCGGCGAGCAGGTTTCGTTTCAGACGGAGGTGTATAATGATATTTACGAGCCGGTTTTCGGTCAGGAAGTGAAGCTGGAAGTGGTGGACGAAAAAGGTAAAAGGAAACAGTTTTCTTACACCCATTCCAAAGAAACGCCCCGGTTCAACGTGAGCGGGCTGGCCGACGGCGTGTACCGCTACGCCGCATCCACGACGTTGAAGGGAAAGCAGGAAAGTGTTTCAGGGCAGTTTGTGATCCGTAATGCCGATCTTGAACTTAATAATACCACGGCAGATTTCGGAATGCTCCGAGATCTGGCGAGGCGGTCGGGAGGTGCTTTCATCACGCCTGCATCGCTGCAAGAATTTATTCAAAAACTAAAAAATGACCGCCCGGCCGACAGGCTCGACAGTACCGAAGACATGGTGGAACTGATCCATTTGAAATGGCTGTTCTTCCTGCTCGTTGTGTTGCTGGGTGCGGAATGGGGCCTCAGAAAGTACCATGGCGGTTATTAA
- the fabG gene encoding 3-oxoacyl-[acyl-carrier-protein] reductase has protein sequence MKLVANKVALVTGASRGIGRSIALRLAQEGADVAFTYLSSVEKGEALARELEAFGVKAKGYRSDASDFQAADQLITDVIADFGKLDVLINNAGVTRDGLLMRMSEEQWDTVININLKSVFNLTKAATKSMIRAKSGSIINITSVVGIRGNAGQSNYAASKAGIIGFTKSIALELGSRNIRSNAVAPGFIETEMTDAVDAKAVDDWKQSIPMKRGGQPEEVADACVFLASDMSRYITGQVIQVDGGMLT, from the coding sequence ATGAAGTTAGTAGCAAATAAAGTTGCATTGGTAACAGGGGCTTCGCGGGGTATCGGACGTTCGATCGCGCTGCGCCTGGCTCAGGAAGGTGCTGATGTCGCATTTACATATCTGTCCAGCGTCGAGAAAGGCGAGGCCCTTGCCCGCGAACTGGAAGCATTCGGCGTGAAGGCGAAAGGCTACCGCTCCGATGCATCGGATTTCCAGGCGGCTGACCAGCTCATTACCGACGTGATCGCCGATTTCGGGAAACTGGACGTGCTCATCAACAATGCAGGTGTTACCCGCGACGGGCTCCTGATGCGCATGAGCGAAGAGCAATGGGACACCGTGATCAACATCAACCTGAAATCGGTTTTTAACCTTACCAAGGCCGCTACGAAATCTATGATCCGCGCCAAAAGCGGTTCGATTATCAATATCACATCGGTGGTTGGTATACGCGGCAACGCCGGGCAGTCTAACTACGCTGCTTCCAAGGCCGGTATCATCGGCTTCACCAAGTCGATTGCATTGGAATTGGGTTCCAGAAATATCCGCTCGAATGCCGTTGCGCCGGGTTTTATCGAAACTGAAATGACCGACGCGGTAGATGCCAAAGCGGTGGACGACTGGAAACAATCTATCCCGATGAAACGCGGAGGCCAGCCCGAAGAAGTGGCGGACGCCTGCGTGTTCCTCGCATCGGATATGTCGCGCTATATCACCGGCCAGGTAATCCAGGTTGACGGTGGTATGTTAACATAG
- a CDS encoding DUF2279 domain-containing protein, which produces MRFILHCLLISVLTGSLSHANAQGAIMPGDTLASDSTAAVRPNYKMLRGIFAAQSAVYLGTLYGLSKSWYKNKLTRFTIEDDSHEWLQMDKMGHLYTSYQIARHTAALYKKTGISKRQMLVYGAISGVIFQTPIEILDGFSPDYGFSPGDMIANISGSALYLGQVALWDEVRIQPKFSFHYTSLARVRPELLGSTWSERWLKDYNGQTYWFSASPKSFFKGSRWPAWLCFSVGYGIQDMVSAEPDKSIEMGYRPYRQYYLSMDIDLTKIKTRSKFVKTLGFLLNSVKIPAPALQITKNGVDFKPFYF; this is translated from the coding sequence ATGCGTTTTATTCTTCATTGTTTACTGATTTCTGTACTCACCGGCAGCCTTTCGCATGCAAATGCGCAGGGGGCCATTATGCCGGGCGATACCCTCGCCAGCGACTCTACCGCCGCCGTAAGGCCTAATTACAAAATGCTGCGCGGGATTTTCGCGGCGCAGTCGGCGGTTTACCTGGGCACACTGTACGGCCTAAGCAAATCGTGGTATAAGAACAAGCTGACTCGCTTCACCATTGAGGACGACTCCCACGAGTGGTTACAAATGGACAAAATGGGGCACCTTTACACATCGTACCAAATTGCCCGCCACACCGCCGCGCTGTACAAAAAAACAGGGATTTCGAAACGGCAAATGCTTGTTTACGGCGCCATTTCAGGTGTAATCTTCCAAACGCCGATCGAGATACTCGATGGCTTCTCGCCCGACTACGGCTTTTCGCCGGGCGATATGATCGCGAACATCAGCGGTTCGGCGCTCTACCTGGGGCAGGTGGCGCTGTGGGACGAGGTTCGTATACAACCCAAGTTCTCATTCCATTATACTTCCCTGGCGCGGGTACGGCCGGAGTTGCTCGGAAGCACGTGGTCGGAGCGGTGGCTGAAAGATTACAATGGGCAGACTTACTGGTTTTCGGCGAGTCCGAAATCATTTTTTAAAGGTTCGCGATGGCCTGCCTGGCTATGTTTTTCAGTAGGTTACGGGATTCAGGATATGGTGTCGGCTGAACCGGACAAAAGCATTGAAATGGGTTACCGGCCTTACCGGCAGTATTATTTATCCATGGATATCGATCTGACGAAGATCAAAACGAGGAGCAAGTTTGTTAAAACGCTGGGTTTCCTCTTGAATTCGGTCAAGATCCCCGCACCGGCGTTGCAGATCACCAAAAACGGCGTCGATTTTAAACCAT